One Paenibacillus sp. FSL H7-0737 DNA segment encodes these proteins:
- a CDS encoding ABC transporter permease: MNSKKPMGQRVKEFVIDYKRQWEIQSMVIPGIIFMIIFCFIPIYGLTIAFKSYTVIDTLDSAPWVGLDNFRIILSDKYFWDAVVNTLGISFLKLAIGFVIPIILSVMIYELSGGRFKKIVQTISYLPHFLSWIVLGGMLIAWFSSSGMFNEILLNLGIISKPVNILLDANKYWWIATLSDIWKEAGWGTILYLAIMSKIDPTYYEAAKIDGASRMRQIWNITLPNMKPIISLNLILTVSGLLGSNLDQTLVLMNSQNRAKAEVINSYVYRMGMTQGDFSYATAVGLGVSIVSVILLISANKVSSKLNDNQSVL; this comes from the coding sequence ATGAACAGTAAGAAACCTATGGGACAGAGGGTCAAAGAATTTGTGATTGATTATAAGAGGCAATGGGAGATTCAGTCCATGGTCATCCCGGGAATCATTTTTATGATTATCTTTTGTTTCATTCCTATTTACGGATTAACGATTGCTTTTAAGAGCTACACCGTAATAGACACGCTCGATTCTGCACCATGGGTGGGGCTTGATAATTTCAGAATTATTTTATCAGACAAATATTTTTGGGATGCTGTAGTCAATACCTTGGGGATCAGCTTTCTGAAATTAGCTATAGGTTTTGTTATTCCAATTATTCTATCCGTCATGATTTATGAATTAAGCGGTGGACGCTTTAAGAAAATAGTACAGACAATCTCTTATTTACCACACTTTTTGTCCTGGATCGTTCTGGGCGGGATGTTGATTGCTTGGTTCTCTTCCTCCGGTATGTTTAACGAAATCCTGCTCAATTTGGGGATCATTTCGAAACCGGTAAATATCTTGCTTGATGCGAACAAGTATTGGTGGATTGCAACGTTATCGGATATTTGGAAAGAGGCAGGTTGGGGAACAATTTTATACTTAGCCATCATGTCCAAAATTGATCCTACTTATTATGAAGCTGCCAAAATAGATGGGGCAAGTCGTATGAGACAAATTTGGAATATTACCCTACCTAATATGAAGCCAATTATCAGTTTAAATCTGATTCTGACTGTAAGCGGTTTATTAGGATCGAATCTGGATCAAACATTGGTCTTGATGAATTCTCAGAACCGTGCCAAAGCAGAGGTAATCAATTCTTATGTGTATCGTATGGGTATGACGCAAGGTGACTTCTCTTATGCTACTGCTGTTGGTTTAGGTGTCTCCATTGTTTCTGTGATCCTACTGATTAGTGCCAACAAAGTGTCCAGCAAATTAAATGATAATCAATCAGTTCTGTAG
- a CDS encoding carbohydrate ABC transporter permease has product MNRTVAKEDLDSRIFNTINIILLCICTVIIVVPLWNVVISSLSSGKALAEGGFIFWSTDFSLENYRAVFNDETIGLAFLVSIAKTFIGVITHVFFCAMIGYGLSKKYIRGRKLYVAMGVITMFFSGGMIPTYLLIKSLGLLNSFWVYIIPALFSYYDVVILMNFFRNVPDSLEESAKIDGAGDWRIFLKIFIPLSMPAMATIALFNGVGQWNDFMTTKLYITDQALYPLQMKLYEIIVQSQTQSMQNVGGSAIIETTTKGVQLATIVITTLPIVVMYPILQRYFISGMMMGAVKE; this is encoded by the coding sequence GTGAATCGTACGGTAGCTAAAGAAGATCTCGACAGTCGAATCTTTAACACTATAAATATTATTTTACTCTGTATCTGTACTGTAATTATCGTTGTTCCTTTATGGAATGTGGTCATATCCTCCTTAAGCTCAGGTAAGGCGCTCGCGGAAGGTGGATTTATATTCTGGTCTACTGATTTCTCCTTAGAGAATTACCGCGCAGTATTTAATGACGAGACGATAGGATTAGCCTTTCTAGTCTCCATTGCCAAAACGTTCATCGGTGTCATTACCCACGTATTCTTTTGCGCGATGATCGGTTATGGCTTGAGTAAAAAATACATACGTGGCCGCAAGCTATACGTTGCCATGGGTGTAATCACCATGTTCTTCTCAGGTGGTATGATTCCAACGTATTTATTGATTAAATCACTCGGTCTATTGAACAGCTTTTGGGTTTATATTATCCCGGCTTTGTTCAGTTATTATGACGTAGTTATTCTAATGAACTTCTTTAGAAACGTACCGGATTCACTTGAAGAGTCAGCCAAAATCGATGGTGCAGGTGACTGGCGTATATTCCTGAAGATTTTTATCCCTCTTTCCATGCCGGCTATGGCTACGATCGCGTTATTTAACGGGGTTGGGCAGTGGAATGACTTTATGACCACCAAATTATACATTACCGATCAAGCACTCTATCCGCTGCAGATGAAGCTCTATGAAATTATCGTTCAGTCGCAAACGCAATCCATGCAAAATGTCGGCGGATCTGCGATTATCGAAACTACTACTAAAGGGGTTCAACTAGCAACAATTGTCATTACAACTTTGCCGATTGTTGTGATGTATCCAATATTACAGAGGTACTTTATTTCAGGAATGATGATGGGGGCGGTGAAAGAATAG